The Methanosarcina barkeri MS DNA window AACCCGTAAGGGCTAGTACAATCTCTGAATCCTGCTCAGTGCAGGTACCTGAAACCCCGTTTCAACGGGAAGAAGGGCCTGTAAACAGCGGGGGTAACTATGACCCTCTTAAGGTAGCGTAGTACCTTGTCGCTTAATTGGCGACTTGCATGAATGGATCAATGAGAGCCCTACTGTCCCTAACTGGAATCCGGTGAAGCTTACATTCTAGTGCACAGTCTAGAGACCTCTAGGGGGAAGTGAAGACCCCGTGGAGCTTTACTGCAGCCTGTCGCTGGGTTGTGGTTCTGGATGTACAGAGTAGGTAGGAGGCATCGAAGCGTATGCGCCAGCATACGTGGAGCCGCAATTGGGACACTACCCTTCTGGGACTACGACCCTAACTCTGAGAAGAGGACCCCGATAGGTGGGCAGTTTGCCTGGGGCGGGACGCCCTTGAAAAGATATCAAGGGCGCGCAATGGTTGACTCAAGCGGGTCGGAAACTCGCTGAAGAGTGCAAGAGCATAAGTCAGCCTGACGTTATTCAGCATAGCAGTGGATGACGAGACGAAAGTCGGTTCTAGCGAACTTTTGAGCCTCCTTGGTGGGGGCCAAAAATGACAGAAAAGTTACCCCGGGGATAATTGAGTCGTTGCCGGCAAGAGTACATATCGACCCGGCAGCTTGCTACCTCGATGTCGGTTCTTTCCATCCTGGCCGTGCAGCAGCGGCCAAGGGTGAGGTTGTTCGCCTATTAAAGGAGATCGTGAGCTGGGTTTAGACCGTCGTGAGACAGGTCGGTTACTATCTACTAGAGGTGCACGAGGTCTGCGGGTAAGCTGCTTTTAGTACGAGAGGAACCAAGCAGCGGCGCCACTGGTGTACCGGTTGTCTGACAAGGCATAGCCGGGCAGCTACGCGCCAAGGAATAAGAGCTGAATGCATCTAAGCTCGAACTCTGACCTAAAAAGAGACCTCATTAAGGATTCCGGTAGAAGACCGGTTTGATAGAAACGGGATGTAAGCACCAAGGCAACGAGGTGTTCAGTCCGCGTTTACTAACTATCCGTTCCTTTCCTAATCCGGTCCAGGCGAAATTCAGTATGCAGCACTGTACATGACTTCTTTTCACAATCCCATTTATAGGTCGAGTTTGGCGGCCATAGCGGCAGTGTAACTCCTGTACCCATCCCGAACACAGTAGATAAGCCTGCCCGCGTTCCTTACTGTACTGAAGTGTGCGAGCCTTCGGGAACTCTGGATCGCTGCCATACTCACCTTATAAAACTTTACTTTCCATAATCTATTTTGAACCACTTTTCATAATGGTTTTATCTCACTTTTCCAATCCATTTTTGAATTGTTTTTTATTAAATTCAACTTTTTATAGACCTTTTTTATGACTACAAAAACAGATATTCGCCATTTTCCATAAGAAATAAAGGTGTTTTCTGACTCTTTTAATGCTCATGTTTTTGTATTGTTATCATTTGACCGCTGGCCAATTTGGTAGGATATTTTGTATTCTTACATAATCGGTGGAATTAATGATTTAAGAAAGCAATAAAAAAGGCTAAAAATATTCACAAGTTCTATTTCCAGTTCCTCGTTTTATAATTCTCCTTAGAAAGATATTCCTGAGGCACTGGGAATTTTTTGCCCCTTAGTCAGGGTATTTTCATGAATGACCCTAGGAATATCTTGAAAGAAATCTCTTAAAAGTATAAAGACGCAGCAGGAACTTCCTTATCCATAGATCTGCTGTGCCAGATAGGGTCTGGATACCTATCTGTCCAATCTGATCTAGCGGGGTTTCTAACCAGTCGACGTGTTCTTCTTCTTCCTTCAGGATAGATTCTAGGAAAGTTTTATTGTTGTTATCTCCCAACTCCGTTGCCAGGCGAATGCCTTCATTATAACCTTTGACGGCCACTAATTCAACCCTGAGATCAATAAGTCTTATCAGATTATTTTTGATAAATTTATTTAAATAAAAATTAAATCTATATTTATTGGGGGTAACTTATGGGTTATATCGAAACCTGGGGAGAGGTAATGCAAAGCCCGTCTGACTTTTACAGAGATATGCCTAAGACCGGAGGGTATATTGATCCGCTTACTTTTGCAGCAATTAGTTTCATCATATACGCATTTTTAGCTGCACTTTTAACCGTCCTCTTTGGCCCTGGAATGTATATGGGCTGGATGTAAGGTGGAACGGGTGGGATGTACGAGGGTATGTACGGTAGTGCGAGAGGGCTTGGCTTTTTCGCGATACTTATGACTGTGATCATAACACCTATTGCAGGTATTATTTCTATCTTTATCGAAGCTGCAATACTCTATATTATTTATAAAATACTTGGAGGAACGGGAAGTTACGAAGGCACTGTAAGATTCATTTCTTATGCAACTGCTGTACTGGTACTTTCCTGGATTCCTATTGTCGGCTGGATTGCCGGAATTTACGGGATATATCTCTATATTGTGGGCGGAATGCATGTCCATGATGTAAGCATGGCAAGGTCCGTAATAGCTGTACTGCTACCAACTTTACTTATAATCTTGCTTATGGTTATATTTATGGCATGGCTATTTGCTTTTTCAGGATTATCTCTCTTCGGGTTCTTTTCTACGGGGGTTATCTTTTTATAAAAAACTCATCTTATTTTTTGATTATGTTCTATGTAAAAATTTAAAAACCGATTGCCTTGAGCTAAATGTTTATATATTAGAAATTCCTTTAATTGAAGCTACACGAGCAATACGTGATCAAGAATGCCAAGATGGCGGAGCGGCTACGCAATCGCCTGCAGAGCGATTCCATTCCGGTTCGAATCCGGATCTTGGCTTCTTCTTTAAACAATTTATTGCTCTGTAATTATTTTATATAGTACCCTACATGAATTTGCATAATGCCAAGATGGCGGAGCGGCTACGCAATCGCCTGCAGAGCGATTCCATTCCGGTTCGAATCCGGATCTTGGCTTTCCTTTAAAAACCAATCTTTTTTCCAGAACTTTTAATTTTCTGATTCTTACGACCTATTCTTAAATTTTTTTCGTTTGGTCTGCTTAAGTAAAGTGACCACGTAAATGAATTCTCATATAAGTGGACCACATAAGTAAATCGTATGCCTGCTTCTGAGATGTAATTTAGAGCTTACTTTGATTCAAGGTTCAATTCCGAACCTTAATTTTATATTAGAGAAGACTGATTTTTGAGCATGGACATTGATGAACTCATGAGGAGGCTCTTTGAACTTTATCCTGAAGCTTCTAACGATGGCTTTACAGATCCTTTTTTTGCGTTAATTTCTACTGTGATGTCCCACAGAACCCGGGATGACGTGACCTATCCAGCGGCTAGCAAGCTTTTTGAGAGATTTTCGACGCCTGAAGAAATGGCGAGAGCTGATGTTAGCGAGATTGAAACTCTTATCAAAGATGTGGGCTTTTACAGAGTTAAAGCAGGGAGAATAAAGGAAATTTCCAGACTTCTTCTAGAGAAATATGATGGCAAGGTTCCTGACGATATGGAAGCTCTTCTTGAACTGCCTGGAGTAGGCAGGAAGACCGCTAACTGCGTGCTTGCGCATGCTTTTCTCAAGGATGCCCTTGCCGTGGACACTCATGTTCACAGGATTTCTAACAGGCTAGGTCTGGTAGATACAAAAACTCCTGAAGAAACTGAAACCGAATTAAAAAAGATCTTTCCACGGAAATATTGGAGACATATAAATCTCTTGCTCGTAAAATTAGGGCAAAATACCTGCCGGCCTATTTCTCCAAGGTGCAAAACATGTACTCTTGATGATATCTGTCCTAAAATTCTCCTTTAATAGGGAGTTTTATGTGGTCCCGGAAACTTCAAAGTCAAACTCCAAAATAGAACTCCGTGACTCTATCAGGGCTGCGGAAAAAACCTGTGGGACGATACGAGATTATTTATAATATAAGGCTGGCATTTAGCAGGCAAAAGGTTATTCGTATCCTTAGTTGACAGTAAATTAATTCAAGGTATACGGCTATCCTCACCGTTATCAATATTCAGGATCATATAATAGGATCTATAATTTATCACATTTTACGAGGTCAAATATGTTTCAAATAGGAGAAGCTTTAATGGGGCAGGGTGCAGAACTTGCCCATGTTGATTTGATGATAGGAGACAAGGGAGGACCCGTAGGGCAAGCTTTTGCAAACGGCCTGACCCAGCTTTCAGTCGGTCATACCCCTCTCCTGTCCGTTATCAGACCCAATCTGCCTCCAAAACCTTCAACCCTAATTATTCCGAAGGTTACGGTAAAAAATATGGAGCAAGCAGGAAAAATTTTCGGACCTGCTCAGGCAGCCGTTGCAAAGGCAGTAGCAGACTCAGTTGAAGAAGGCGTAATCTCAAAGGATCAGGTTGAAGAAATTGTCATTGTAGCCAGTGTCTTTCTCCATCCTGATGCCCAGGATTACAACAAGATCTACAGGTATAATTACGGAGCAACAAAACTCGCAATCAAGCGTGCTCTCGAAGGTTTCCCGGACATTAACACCGTTCTTGAGGAAAGCAACAAGTCTACCCATGCTATCATGGGATTCAAGGTCACAAGGCTCTGGGACCCACCATACCTGCAGGTTGCTTTTGACAATCCTGACATCGAATTCGTGCAATCCGCCATATCTCAGATTCCTAAAAGCGATCACGTTATTATCGAAGCAGGCACACCTCTTATCAAACGCTATGGTATGGATGTCATCTCAAAGATCAGAGAGGTCAGGCCTGATGCCTTCATAGTAGCTGACTTAAAAACTCTGGATACCGGAAATCTTGAAGCAAGAATGGTTGCAGATGCTGCAGGAGATGCTATTGTTGTCTCTGCACTTGCCCCAATAAGCACTATTGACAAGCTCATTGAGGAAGCCCATAAGACAGGTATCTATGCGGTAATGGATACCCTCAACCAGCAAGATCCGATTTCTGTCTTAAAACAGCTTAAGGTCATGCCTGATGTCATTGAACTCCATCGTGGAATCGACATTGAAGCCACTGAACATGCATGGGGCAATATCGCCGAGATCAAGAAGGTTGCTCCAAAGACACTGGTTGCTGTTGCAGGCGGTGTCCGTCTTGACAAAGTGCCTGTAGCTCTCGGTCAGGGTGCTGACATTCTTGTGGTTGGACGTGCGATTACCAACTCAAAAGATGTCAGGGAAGTTGCCGAACAGTTTATCAACAGCCTTAACAAACCGGAAATTGACCAGTTCAGGGTCATGACTGACTTCTAAGCAGGTTTAAGAATTTCCCTTAAAAAAGTTGCTGAAAATCTACTGCTGAAAACCTACTGCTAAAAACTACTGCTAAAGGGAAAAACCATGCAGTGATTTCGGCAGAAACTTTTAGAGAAAGCGTCGAAATTCACGCTTTCCATTTCTTTTTACTTTTCAAGAGGGGATTTTTTTGGGTTTACCATTCATTGTATTGAACTATAAGACTTATTTACAGGGTACGGGCCAGGGAGCAGTGGAAATTGCAAAGGCCTGCAAAACCGTATCCGAAGAATCAGGTATTGAGATAGCAGTAGCCCCGCAGCTTTCGGATATTTACAGGGTAGCCTCGGAAGTTGAGCTTCCGGTTTTTTCCCAGCATCTGGATGGGATAGGAGCAGGAAGCTTCACAGGTCATGTTTTCGGAAAAGCCATAAAAGAAGCAGGCGCTGTAGGGACTCTGATCAACCACTCTGAGAGGCGTCTAACTCTTGCAGAGATCGAGGCATCTCTAAAGGCTGCAAAGGAATTCGGGCTCAGGTCAATTATCTGCACTAATAATGTCCCGACAACTGCAGCAGCAGCAGCCCTGGGGCCGGATTATGTTGCAATCGAACCCCCCGAACTTATAGGGAGTGGAATCCCTGTCTCAAAAGCTGACCCTGAAGTTGTTAGCGGTTCGGTTGAGGCGGTTGCAAAAATTGATCCCAGTGTAAAGGTACTCTGCGGAGCCGGGATTTCCAAAGGTGAAGACCTCAGGGCAGCCCTTGACCTTGGTTCTCAAGGCGTGCTTCTGGCATCTGGAATTGTAAAAGCCACAGACCCAAAAGCCGCACTGGAAGACCTTATCCGTCTGGTTTAAGTTTTGTTTTCTTGAATTTCAGGTTGAGCTCTGGTATTTGCATTCAAGTACTTGGTGAGAGGTTTTACTGCTCTTTCATCTCCAATGTCAATTAGCAGGAACACAGAGTTCTCCCTGATATTCTGGTTTTCACTATTCAGGCCTCTTATTAGAGGTTCCACTGCTTCTTCTTTTCTATCAAGAAGAATCTTTGACGCGCAGTCTCTTACTTTTTTATTATTATCTCCCAAAGCCATGACAAGAGTGTCAGTTGCTTTTTCGCCTTTTATCTCTCCTAAAGCAGTAACAGCAGAGATCCGAATTCCGGAGTTATTATCCTTAAGAGCTTTCTTAAGAGTTCCAACTGCTTTTGGGTCATTTATTTTACCCAGGGCTTCTAAAGCAGTGCTTCTGAGTGTTTCATTTCCATCTGTTGTAGCACTATTGAGCGCGCCTACAGCTGTGGCATCACCTATATTTCCAAGGGCCCATGCTGAAGCGACTCTCACAGTTTCGTCTCCATCCTGTAGTCCTACAGTTAAAGATTTCACTGCTTTTTGATCCCCTATTGCCCCCAGAGCCAGAGCTGCATTTCGCCGTACTTCGGGATTTTCATCGGATAGTATCTGGATCAGGGGTTTAACCGCTTTCGGGTTTCCAATTTTTCCCAGAGCAAGGGCTGCACAACTTTTTACGGAATCGTTTTCGTTCAAAGCCATGATAAGAGGGTCTACTGCCCTTTGATCCCCGATTTTTCCAAGGGAAATAGCACTGCACTCTTTCACATTGCCGTATTTATCCGTTTTCAGGGCAATTGATAATGGTTCCACTGCCTTTTCGTTTCCAATTTCTCCAAGAGAAAAGGCTGCACAGGCTTTTGTCTCATTGCAGTCTTTGACCAAGATTTCAATAAGAGGTTCGATAGAGCTTTCTTCTCTCATTCCTCCCAGTGCAAGTATAGAGCTGACTCTCACATAACTCTCTTCACGTTTTAATGCATCTAGGAGTTTTTCTGGCGCTTTTTTATCTTTAGGATTAACTCCGGAAGCCTCTTCGTATTTTTTTATGTTTTGAGGGTCTGCTTTTAGTGCATTGATGAGGGGTTCTGTTTCTGAGTTCCCAATATCTTCAAAGGCTTTTGCTACTTCCTTCCGGAAGGTCATGTCTTTTTCTTCTACAGCTTTCTGGAGAGTCTGGTCTACTTTTTCGTCACCTTTTTTTTCAGTGAGTTCAGTAGAAGTTTCTGTTTTTTCCTTGAAAAGTTCCTTAAGTTCTGGAACAGCTCTCTTGTCTCCCATTTCAATGAGTGAAAAAACAATATATTTTCTAACAGTCTTATTCTGGTTCTCAAGAGATTTTATCATATCAGGAACTGCCGGTTCTCCTATTTCTACAAGAGCTCTGGCACAGCTCAATTTTGTTTCTTCATTTTCAGCCGAGAGATTTTGAATGAGAGGTTTTATTGCCCTTTTATCTCCTATATTTCCAAGAGCCCAGGCGGCTGTACTGCTTGTATATGCATCATCATCTGAAAGGGCTTCTATAAGGGGCTCAACTGCTGGTTTTCCGATTCCAACAAGAATCTCCCCAGCATACTGCTTGACATTATTATTTTTATCCTTTAATGCCTGAACAATCGGTTTAGTATTTCTGTCTCCAGTTTCTTCAAGTGTTTTTTCAGTTATATTTCTGACTTTTTGGTCAGGGTCTTTTAACTGCTGGACGAGAGCTCCTGTTGCTTCTTCTTCTCCTATTTTTCCAAGAGATTCCACAACAAGGCTCCGTACTTCAGGATCTTTATCTGAAAGAGCACTTATCAGGGCTTTCTCGGCTCTTTGATCCCCAATTTCTCCCAATTCGACAGCTGCAGTACAGCGGACGTCCTTGTCTTCATCCGAAAGTACCTTAATCAGGGCTTCTGTTGCTTTCTCTTCTCGGAGTTCTCCGAGAGCTACAATGGCTTTCTTTCTTGTCTCTCTGTCTTCGTCATTCAGTGCTTTTATCAGGGGTTCAGTGGCTTTTTTATCCCCTATCTTTCCAAGGGCTTCCACGGCGTTCCTTCGAACTTTTCTGTCCTCGTCTGAAAGTGCCTTAATCAGAGACTCTTCGGCTTTTTCTCCTCCAAGTTTTCCTAGAGCTTCTGCTGCACTGGACCTTACCTCACTGTTATTATCTTCGAGACTTAGGTTGAGGGCCTCAACAATTTTCTCATTTTCTACCTTTCCTGAGAATAAGGTCTCCCCCCAGCCATCTTCCTCTGAAGAAGAACCTGCCTTTTCAATTTCTCCAAGAGCCCAGGCTGAATTGGAGCGCACTCTTTCATCTTCGTCTGAAAGTGCTTGAATTAGTTGTTTTTCTGCTCTCTGGCTTCTTGCATTACCAAGAGCTAGAGCTGCACCGCTTCTAACCTCTGGGTCTTCGTCCTTCAAAAGCTGTATTATGGCTTTTTCTGCTTTTTGCCCACCAATATTTCCAAGAGCCAGAGCTGCTTCACATCTTATTTCCGGGTTTTCAGAGTCAATAACTTCTATAAGAGGATCTACAGCGTCTTCTTCCATTTCTTCCAGAGCGAATCTGGCTTCCTTTCTGGAGTTTATATCGTCATTTCCTAATGCCTTTATCAGAGGCTCTATAGCCTGTTGAGTTTCTGACTCATTCGTATCTAGAATGGTTGTCGCATTGGGGTTTTCATTGTTACCTTCATTGATTCCGGCAGCAACTCCAACCATTGTCAGTGTGGGAGGTTCTACAGCCTGTTGAGTTTCTGACTCATTCATATCTAACATGGTCGTTTCATTGGGGTTTTCTTTGTTGCTTTCGCTGATTCCGGCAGCAACTCCAACCATTGTCAGTGTGAGTAGTAACAGTATGATTTTAGGCACTGAATGATTCATATTTTATACCGTTTCCGTAAATTCGATGTCAGTTTGATTTTGAAGTTTAGAGTTTTAAATTTGCGTAGAAATCCTCTTTAACAAGGAATCTTACTTAACGTTAAATGAATAGTCTGATACATTTTTAGTGTATATTCAGGTCTGATACATTTTTAGTATATATTTAGTTTTTTGCAATTGACTTGTATGAATTTTTCGAAATAATTTTTCAGGAATTTGCATTCTTGCCAGGAACTGTACCTGATAAAAGATATAATTGGGTGACAATAAGTGATGCATCGAAGGAATTATAGATAAATTTTAAGAACCTCCATAGTGGTATTCATTTATCTAATTATTACTTTACTATTTATGATTGAAAAAACATTGATTATTACAGTATATTATGAAAAAATGATTTTTAAAAATCCACGCTAGGAAATCTATCCTCAAACATTCGATAGCAATACGCTGTTGGCAATTAGTTTCAGCTTCCAGAAAGCGCTTTTGAGAGCCTCTCAATTCCATGACTGCTATAAATATCTTTTAAGTATTTTCCAGATTTTTACCTTTTTCAAAGATTGAAAAATGTCAGGCAATTAACGGCTAGCATGAGACTCCATCAGGAAAGCATTGTTGTTTTAAACTAATAGTTCTGTTGCTTATTATACTGAAAAATCAATTTTCAATATATTTAGAATTGTTAAGGATGCTTCTTCCGACTAGCTAATGATAAAGTAGTTAAAATATTCTGGTATTTGGGTAATAACCGTTACATTTTCGGCTCAAAGTTCCCTCCCGCAAATGAAAAATTAAAAATGCTTTTCAATCTAATCTTTATAAATGCGTCTTCGGTTAAGTAAGAAATCGTGACAATTGTGTCAATTTCCTCAACAGTTACTAAATATTTTAATAAATTATGAGCTGGAATAGGGTATCGATTTCATGTAAATGGGCCAAAATTTAAGGCCGGCTTCTAATGCAAAATCAATAGTTTTCAGGCAAGAAAACTCCTTAACCGATGACCAATGAATCTTTATATACTAATTCTAAAAAATCGACACTATGAAGGCTTCTCAAAGTTCAAATTTCAGGGATCAGTTGAAGGGCATGGTTTGGCTCGTGGAGAATTCATCAGCTTGTTATGTTTCTAACCTGCTACGATCTGAACAAGAATACCTTCAATTTTCACAACTTGTTTAGTAAAAAAGTCATTTTATATAAACAGCTGAAAAATAAATGCTCCTTATATTAAAGAAATATTTTGATTTTAATAAATATATACCAAGTCCAAGTTTCTAAATAGCTATAAATAGAAAAGAATGAGGTTTTTGAGCCATTTTTTTTTCTTTATAATTTCTTTAAAATCACTTATAAGCTTCAATGAGAGGTTTAACTGCCCTCTGATCCCCAATTTCAATAAGAATTAAGGCTGTTTCAGCTCTTGTTTTCTTGTCTTCCGTTTTCAAATTTTCTATAAGGGGACCAACAGCCATTTCCCCCATATCTATGAGAGCTTTTCTGGCAATAGCCCCAATCTCTTGATCTCCCATTTTTCCTACAAGCATTCCTGCAGTTTCCCGGTCTCTTGTTTTACTGAGCGCGAGAAAAGCTGCATTTCTAATATTTGCATCCGTAGTTTTGTCAGCAAAAGTCTGTTTGAGCGTTTCTACAGCTTTTGGATCTTTTATATTTCCCAGGGCTGAAGCTGCTGCTGTCCTGACTTCAAGCTCCTCTTCTTTATCGGTCAGTATGCCGATTAAAATCTCAGTAGAGTTGGTGCTCCCTATTTCTCCAAGGGCAAGGATAGCGCTTTTTCGGACATCAGTGTTTGCATTCAAGGAATTACTTTTTTGCCCTTCTGCACTCTTTCCGGTTTTCAGGATTTCTATTAGGGGTTCTACCGCGGTCTCGTTTCCGATTTCTCCAAGCGCAAGAGCTGCACTACTTCTTACTTTGATTCTCTGATCTCTCAATCTATCTATAATATAGGGTACTGAATTTTCGTCTCCTATTCTCGCAAGTGCAATTGCAGAACCGCCTTTAACATATTCGTTATCGCCATCTTTCATTTCTTTTCTTAGAGCTTCTACTGCTCTTTTGTCCCCAATCTTTCCAAGTGCAATTGCTGCGCTGGCTTGTGCCGGCAGATAATCTCTTGTCAAAATTTCAAGTATGGGATCTACTGCAGCTTTTTCTCTCATTTCTCCAAGAGCCATCATAGCTGCAATTCTTGTGCTTCCTTTATTGCTTTTAAGAGCTTTAAGAAGTTTTTCGGTTTCGTTTCCTGATTCTTCAGGGCCAAAGTCTGAAAGCGCAAAAGGAACATAGATACTTGAATTCTGTATTTCTGATTTAAGAGCTCTCTCAAAAGCGTTTGTTTCTCCCCTATTTCTCGACCTGGCGGAGTCCATAGCAATGGAATCTGCAATGTACTTTCTTGTGACTGTATCTTTTTCTTCGATGGCCTGCAGGATATCCTCTGAGAGCTCTTGTTTCCATTCTTCAGCTTCGCTCTCTTTTGCAGTCTTATCCGAAGCCTCAATTTTCTCAAAGTTTTCGGAAAGGATATTTTCTGTTCTGTCATCCCCGGTTTCAAGAAGGGCGAGGAGCATGTAACTGTTTATTTCTTCCGAACTCGAATTATTTGACTCAATTTTGTCAACAAGATTATTTGCCGCAGGCCTACCGAGCTTCCCAAGTTCAGCTGCAGCGTTCAATCTCGCTTCATGATTACCGGCTTCCAGCCTGTTTGTGAGATTTACGATTGAATTGCTTAAACTCCCAGTTCCGGTCTGTGTATATGTTCCATTTCCCCTGACTTCCATAAACCTATCACTATTTGCAAGAAGTGATAAAAATATAGAAAGAGTGATAAGCGCAAATAAAAGAGAGACTCTCCATCGAACTCCGGACATTACATTATCTTTTTTTTTATTGTTTATATTACTTTCTCTCTTTATTATTACAGATAACACGGACTTTTAAGGAGAAAGTTGTTTTCATCTTTTCTGCTTCAGATTTTTCTTTCTGCTTCAGATTTTTCTTTCTGCTTCAGATTTTTCTTTCTGATTCTGCACCCAAGACCGCAAAGGAGTGCTGTGACATCAGCTTCGACAGAATTAGCATCACAATCCCCAAAAACTGTTATCCTGTAAGTAACTCCGAGACTTTTTGCTTTTTCTCTTTCTTTTTCAGTTTCTATCCGGTTAAATTCTTTATAATCTTCCCCTTTATAGTCTCCCAGATTAATCCTTTTGTGATCTTCCTGATCAATCCCTTTATAGATATCACTTATTTCGCAGGCTGCAAGCTGTTTGTTAGTATTTATAGCGTTAAGGATAACTGCAGGGTCAGCTCCTTCAGGGATAAGGACTGAAATATCCCTGGTAGAATGTTCAAGGTTTTCTTTTCTCCATTCCCACAATTCGGATTCCGAAAGTATGCGAAGATTTTCAAGCTTAAGTTTTACAAATTTGTTTTTTATATGGGGGGAAGTGCCTTTTGATACCAGTTTTGTAAGAACGATCTCATCCGGGCCTGCTTTTTCCAGGGTACCTACATGGATTTTTCCGGAATAAAAATGAGAAAAGCCACAGACCTTTCCAACAGAATTCAGGATGGTCTCGTATTCAGTTATTCTGGAATTAATCAGTTTGTCCGATTTACGCAGGGCATGAGCCGTATCGCCGTACTTACGAGCAGCAGATTTCATTTTTTTCACAAAACTTTCTTCGTCATGGGCTCGCACCAGCCTTGAGAGCTCTTCACATTCCTTGATAAATGCGTCATGAACTTCCAGAACTCCGGGATTTTCCATCTGGATAAGGGCATACAGATAGGGGTTCTGGCCAAGAATCCTGCCTACAAAGTCCAGCATTATGGCGTAGACCGGGCTTACGAATTTTCTAGATTTTTTTATATCAAAATCTAACCTGTCAATGGTCGTTCCTATGGTAATATAGGCAAAATGAGTAAGTCCCTGTACAACCGAAACAAGCCTGTCGTGTTCGGCTGCCGTAGTAATTTCAACATGCGCCCCCCCTTCCTCAAAAAGCTCTCTCATTACTGGGAACCACTTCTCCGAACGCCCCTTTACAGGGACGAGAATGACAGTTTGCCCTCTGATAGTGGGAATTGTCGGGCCGAACATAGGATGTGTGCCGAGAATTTCCACATCTGAAGGGGCAAACTTTTTCATAGCTTCCACAGGCTTTACTTTAATGGAAGTAAAGTCCATAAGAAGACTTCCAGCCTTCATTTTTGGAGCAAACTCCGCAATAGTCTCTTCAGTTACATTGATGGGCACCGAGACTATTACTATGTCACTTTCCGGAACAGCTTTTTCGAGATCCAAGGCAAAAGGAACTCCTAATTTCTTTGCAATCTCTGTTTTCCCGCCTTTTCCCCAGACTGTAACTTCGTAGCCTTTTTGTTTGAAAAAACGGGTAAACCACTGTCCCATTTCACCGGTTCCACCAAGGATCAAAACCTTCGTTTTTTCAGGATTTTGATCTGTATTCACCTGATTTCCTGGT harbors:
- a CDS encoding HEAT repeat domain-containing protein; this translates as MNHSVPKIILLLLTLTMVGVAAGISESNKENPNETTMLDMNESETQQAVEPPTLTMVGVAAGINEGNNENPNATTILDTNESETQQAIEPLIKALGNDDINSRKEARFALEEMEEDAVDPLIEVIDSENPEIRCEAALALGNIGGQKAEKAIIQLLKDEDPEVRSGAALALGNARSQRAEKQLIQALSDEDERVRSNSAWALGEIEKAGSSSEEDGWGETLFSGKVENEKIVEALNLSLEDNNSEVRSSAAEALGKLGGEKAEESLIKALSDEDRKVRRNAVEALGKIGDKKATEPLIKALNDEDRETRKKAIVALGELREEKATEALIKVLSDEDKDVRCTAAVELGEIGDQRAEKALISALSDKDPEVRSLVVESLGKIGEEEATGALVQQLKDPDQKVRNITEKTLEETGDRNTKPIVQALKDKNNNVKQYAGEILVGIGKPAVEPLIEALSDDDAYTSSTAAWALGNIGDKRAIKPLIQNLSAENEETKLSCARALVEIGEPAVPDMIKSLENQNKTVRKYIVFSLIEMGDKRAVPELKELFKEKTETSTELTEKKGDEKVDQTLQKAVEEKDMTFRKEVAKAFEDIGNSETEPLINALKADPQNIKKYEEASGVNPKDKKAPEKLLDALKREESYVRVSSILALGGMREESSIEPLIEILVKDCNETKACAAFSLGEIGNEKAVEPLSIALKTDKYGNVKECSAISLGKIGDQRAVDPLIMALNENDSVKSCAALALGKIGNPKAVKPLIQILSDENPEVRRNAALALGAIGDQKAVKSLTVGLQDGDETVRVASAWALGNIGDATAVGALNSATTDGNETLRSTALEALGKINDPKAVGTLKKALKDNNSGIRISAVTALGEIKGEKATDTLVMALGDNNKKVRDCASKILLDRKEEAVEPLIRGLNSENQNIRENSVFLLIDIGDERAVKPLTKYLNANTRAQPEIQENKT
- the tpiA gene encoding triose-phosphate isomerase encodes the protein MGLPFIVLNYKTYLQGTGQGAVEIAKACKTVSEESGIEIAVAPQLSDIYRVASEVELPVFSQHLDGIGAGSFTGHVFGKAIKEAGAVGTLINHSERRLTLAEIEASLKAAKEFGLRSIICTNNVPTTAAAAALGPDYVAIEPPELIGSGIPVSKADPEVVSGSVEAVAKIDPSVKVLCGAGISKGEDLRAALDLGSQGVLLASGIVKATDPKAALEDLIRLV
- a CDS encoding YIP1 family protein produces the protein MYEGMYGSARGLGFFAILMTVIITPIAGIISIFIEAAILYIIYKILGGTGSYEGTVRFISYATAVLVLSWIPIVGWIAGIYGIYLYIVGGMHVHDVSMARSVIAVLLPTLLIILLMVIFMAWLFAFSGLSLFGFFSTGVIFL
- a CDS encoding bifunctional 5,6,7,8-tetrahydromethanopterin hydro-lyase/3-hexulose-6-phosphate synthase, with the translated sequence MFQIGEALMGQGAELAHVDLMIGDKGGPVGQAFANGLTQLSVGHTPLLSVIRPNLPPKPSTLIIPKVTVKNMEQAGKIFGPAQAAVAKAVADSVEEGVISKDQVEEIVIVASVFLHPDAQDYNKIYRYNYGATKLAIKRALEGFPDINTVLEESNKSTHAIMGFKVTRLWDPPYLQVAFDNPDIEFVQSAISQIPKSDHVIIEAGTPLIKRYGMDVISKIREVRPDAFIVADLKTLDTGNLEARMVADAAGDAIVVSALAPISTIDKLIEEAHKTGIYAVMDTLNQQDPISVLKQLKVMPDVIELHRGIDIEATEHAWGNIAEIKKVAPKTLVAVAGGVRLDKVPVALGQGADILVVGRAITNSKDVREVAEQFINSLNKPEIDQFRVMTDF
- a CDS encoding endonuclease III domain-containing protein; translated protein: MDIDELMRRLFELYPEASNDGFTDPFFALISTVMSHRTRDDVTYPAASKLFERFSTPEEMARADVSEIETLIKDVGFYRVKAGRIKEISRLLLEKYDGKVPDDMEALLELPGVGRKTANCVLAHAFLKDALAVDTHVHRISNRLGLVDTKTPEETETELKKIFPRKYWRHINLLLVKLGQNTCRPISPRCKTCTLDDICPKILL
- a CDS encoding ferritin-like domain-containing protein, with translation MAVKGYNEGIRLATELGDNNNKTFLESILKEEEEHVDWLETPLDQIGQIGIQTLSGTADLWIRKFLLRLYTFKRFLSRYS